In Luteitalea sp. TBR-22, one genomic interval encodes:
- a CDS encoding bifunctional 2-polyprenyl-6-hydroxyphenol methylase/3-demethylubiquinol 3-O-methyltransferase UbiG, whose product MDLQSQFGHIDIYLFDQLLRGRIAPGMRVLDAGCGGGRNLVYLLREGVDVHAVDMDPQAVAYVGEMAEALAPRLLREQIRLGHVEALPWPDAWFDVVISNAVLHFARDDAHFDAMVRDMWRVLAPGGMLFARLASSIGMSQALEPLGDGRYRLPDGSERYVVDEDRLMESTSALGGTLLDPLKTTVVQGMRCMTTWVVRRDV is encoded by the coding sequence ATGGACCTGCAGTCGCAGTTCGGCCACATCGACATCTACCTGTTCGACCAACTGCTGCGTGGACGCATCGCGCCTGGCATGCGGGTACTCGACGCCGGCTGCGGCGGTGGCCGCAACCTCGTGTACCTGCTGCGCGAGGGCGTCGACGTGCATGCCGTGGACATGGACCCGCAGGCGGTCGCGTACGTGGGTGAGATGGCCGAGGCACTCGCGCCGCGCCTGCTGCGCGAGCAGATCCGGCTCGGGCACGTCGAGGCGCTGCCCTGGCCAGACGCCTGGTTCGACGTGGTCATCAGCAACGCCGTCCTGCACTTTGCCCGCGACGACGCGCACTTCGATGCGATGGTGCGGGACATGTGGCGCGTGCTCGCGCCTGGCGGCATGCTCTTCGCGCGCCTCGCGTCGAGCATCGGCATGTCGCAAGCGCTCGAACCCCTCGGCGATGGACGCTACCGCTTGCCCGACGGCTCCGAGCGCTACGTGGTCGACGAGGACCGTCTGATGGAGAGCACCAGCGCCCTCGGCGGCACCCTGCTCGACCCGCTCAAGACGACGGTGGTGCAGGGCATGCGCTGCATGACGACGTGGGTAGTGCGACGTGACGTTTGA
- a CDS encoding bifunctional 2-polyprenyl-6-hydroxyphenol methylase/3-demethylubiquinol 3-O-methyltransferase UbiG, protein MRQFLTRAVLLIGLLGVLPAVDGVRAQVREFDWYPEFRRWLQAEVPRDQRSPDAVAERYRARLAKEGVSAEEAARRVALLQTRRQDLENDFWNRFFTVDAPRFNTSPNAFLASVVEGRRPGRALDVGMGEGRNALFLAKLGWDVTGFDPADRAVALARERAATMKLRLDARVAMDSTFDFGREQWDLIVYSWVPPTGSVTQAIAGLKPGGIIVVEAGSAWFPPNGLLRQFEGLRVVHYEDRRDTSDFFDRSQMDVVRLVAEKR, encoded by the coding sequence ATGCGCCAGTTCCTGACCCGTGCCGTCCTGCTCATCGGCCTGCTCGGCGTCCTGCCCGCGGTTGACGGGGTGCGGGCGCAGGTGCGGGAATTCGACTGGTACCCGGAGTTCCGGCGCTGGCTGCAGGCCGAGGTGCCACGCGACCAGCGCAGCCCCGACGCGGTGGCGGAGCGGTACCGCGCCCGCCTCGCCAAGGAGGGCGTGTCGGCAGAGGAAGCCGCGCGTCGTGTCGCGCTGCTGCAGACCCGCCGGCAGGACCTCGAGAACGACTTCTGGAACCGGTTCTTCACCGTCGACGCGCCGCGGTTCAACACCAGCCCCAACGCCTTCCTGGCTTCCGTCGTCGAGGGGCGGCGCCCGGGGCGGGCCCTCGACGTCGGCATGGGCGAGGGGCGGAACGCCCTGTTCCTGGCCAAGCTCGGATGGGACGTGACCGGGTTCGACCCCGCCGACCGCGCCGTGGCGCTCGCCCGAGAGCGGGCGGCGACGATGAAGCTCAGGCTCGACGCCAGGGTCGCGATGGACTCGACCTTCGACTTCGGGCGCGAGCAATGGGACCTGATCGTCTACAGCTGGGTGCCTCCGACGGGTTCGGTGACCCAGGCGATTGCCGGGCTCAAGCCGGGCGGCATCATCGTCGTGGAGGCCGGCAGCGCGTGGTTTCCGCCCAACGGCCTGCTGCGGCAGTTCGAGGGGCTGCGGGTCGTCCACTACGAGGATCGGCGCGACACGTCCGACTTCTTCGACCGCAGCCAGATGGACGTGGTGCGCCTGGTGGCCGAGAAGCGGTAG
- a CDS encoding amino acid permease, protein MSQLFAVKPLSQLTSDADHHGGPRLARSLGPVQLISLGIGAIIGAGIFSTVGSAAAGGAHHLGAGPALVISFVLTALACGFAALCYAEFAAMVPIAGSAYTYSYATLGELVAWIIGWDLIIEYAIGNVAVAISWSGYFQELLRGFGITWPLWLGTDYRTAYRALAEYQAANGNLADLGPAVIRNAQAVMQAPHIAGVPILFNLPAFLSVMAITWVLVRGVRESAGFNTAMVVLKLVIIAFFLAVGVFYVKPDNWTPFAPNGFAGISSAAAIIFFAYIGFDAVSTAAEETKDPQRNMPIGMIGSLVICTVIYMAVALVLTGLTPWDQLGTAEPLATAFSALGMHWAAGIISAGAVFATTSVLIVFQMGQPRIFFSMARDGLLPQWAAKVHPKYQTPYITTILTGLFVGTLAGLANIDEVVELTNIGTLFAFVLVAVGILVLRRSNPDAPRPFRTPFVPAVPILAILSCGYLMAQLPWPTWERFFIWLAIGLVVYFAYGYRHSKLRRAI, encoded by the coding sequence GTGTCCCAGCTTTTCGCGGTCAAGCCGCTGTCCCAGCTCACGAGCGACGCCGATCATCACGGGGGGCCGCGCCTGGCGCGGTCGCTCGGGCCGGTCCAGCTCATCTCGCTGGGCATCGGCGCCATCATCGGCGCCGGCATCTTCTCCACCGTGGGCAGTGCCGCGGCCGGTGGCGCGCACCACCTGGGCGCCGGCCCGGCGCTGGTGATCTCGTTCGTCCTGACGGCCCTGGCCTGCGGCTTCGCGGCGCTCTGCTACGCCGAGTTCGCGGCAATGGTGCCGATCGCGGGCTCTGCCTACACCTATTCGTACGCCACGCTCGGCGAGTTGGTCGCGTGGATCATCGGCTGGGACCTGATCATCGAGTACGCGATCGGCAACGTCGCGGTCGCGATCTCGTGGTCGGGCTACTTCCAGGAACTGCTGCGCGGCTTCGGGATCACGTGGCCGCTGTGGCTGGGCACCGACTACCGCACCGCCTATCGGGCGCTGGCCGAGTACCAGGCCGCCAACGGCAACCTCGCCGACCTCGGGCCGGCCGTGATCCGCAACGCCCAGGCGGTGATGCAGGCGCCACACATCGCCGGCGTGCCGATCCTCTTCAACCTGCCGGCGTTCCTGTCGGTGATGGCGATCACGTGGGTGCTGGTACGCGGCGTACGCGAGAGCGCCGGCTTCAACACCGCGATGGTGGTGCTCAAGCTGGTGATCATCGCGTTCTTCCTCGCGGTGGGCGTGTTCTACGTCAAGCCCGACAACTGGACGCCGTTCGCGCCGAACGGGTTCGCCGGCATCAGCAGCGCGGCCGCGATCATCTTCTTCGCCTACATCGGCTTCGACGCGGTGTCCACGGCGGCCGAGGAGACCAAGGATCCGCAGCGCAACATGCCCATCGGCATGATCGGCAGCCTCGTGATCTGCACGGTCATCTACATGGCCGTGGCGCTGGTGCTCACCGGGCTGACGCCGTGGGACCAGCTCGGCACCGCCGAGCCACTCGCGACGGCCTTCTCCGCGCTCGGCATGCACTGGGCCGCCGGGATCATCTCGGCCGGCGCCGTGTTCGCCACCACGTCGGTGCTCATCGTGTTCCAGATGGGCCAGCCGCGCATCTTCTTCTCGATGGCGCGCGACGGGCTGCTCCCGCAGTGGGCCGCCAAGGTGCACCCGAAGTACCAGACCCCGTACATCACCACGATCCTCACGGGCCTCTTCGTCGGCACCCTCGCCGGGCTGGCCAACATCGATGAAGTGGTCGAACTGACCAACATCGGCACCCTGTTCGCCTTCGTGCTCGTCGCGGTGGGGATCCTGGTGCTGCGGCGATCGAACCCCGACGCCCCCCGCCCGTTCCGCACGCCCTTCGTACCGGCAGTGCCGATTCTGGCCATCCTGTCGTGTGGCTACCTGATGGCGCAGCTGCCCTGGCCGACGTGGGAGCGCTTCTTCATCTGGCTCGCGATCGGCCTCGTGGTGTACTTCGCCTACGGCTACCGCCACAGCAAGCTGAGACGCGCAATTTGA
- a CDS encoding OsmC family protein, with protein sequence MSEHSAVVSWDRYTATFTDGRYSRAHRWTFDGGATIPASSSPHVVPIPMSDPLGVDPEEAFVAALSSCHMLFFLSYAARRGFVVDRYEDHAVGTMGKDEAGVLAMTRVVLRPVVVWAGEAQPSPEDLRALHHEAHASCFLANSVRFPVVVHEP encoded by the coding sequence ATGTCCGAACACAGCGCCGTCGTCTCCTGGGATCGGTACACCGCGACGTTCACCGACGGCCGCTACAGCCGGGCGCACCGGTGGACGTTCGATGGCGGCGCCACGATCCCCGCGTCGTCGTCGCCGCACGTGGTGCCGATCCCGATGTCGGACCCGCTCGGCGTCGATCCGGAGGAAGCCTTCGTGGCTGCGCTGTCGAGCTGCCACATGCTCTTCTTCCTCTCGTATGCCGCCAGGCGCGGCTTCGTGGTGGACCGCTACGAGGACCATGCGGTCGGCACGATGGGCAAGGACGAGGCGGGCGTGCTCGCGATGACGCGGGTGGTCCTGCGCCCCGTGGTCGTGTGGGCGGGCGAGGCGCAACCGTCGCCCGAGGATCTGCGGGCGCTGCACCACGAAGCCCACGCGTCGTGCTTCCTCGCCAACTCGGTGCGCTTCCCGGTGGTCGTGCACGAACCCTGA
- a CDS encoding sulfatase, with translation MMSRIALWMACLMLVAAGQASAQPVVPSPDRPNIVVILADDLGYGDLSSYGHPTIRTPHLDRLAAEGQRWTSFYAGAPVCSPSRAALLTGRLPVRTGVYGRENRESGNQSGPGVFFPTSTTGLPSSEVTIAEILKSRGYATAVIGKWHLGHQPEFVPQRQGFDLHFGLPYSNDMDLAPGVKGGREIMFNPRSEYWRVPLLRDGQIVEQPIQQETLTRRLTDEAVRYVEANRERPFFLYLAHPMPHMPLFRSREFEGHSVAGVYGDVIEELDANVGRLIDALRRNGLDRRTLLVFTSDNGPWRLYDQHGGSAGPLRDGKASTWEGGVRVPGIFWAPGRIAPGIVSGMGAHLDLLPTIAAMTGASVPGDRVLDGVDLGPSLFRGNPSARQSFMYWRDDELMAYREGPWKAHFVTRGAYGRGEPRVEHATPKLYHLDIDPGEQFDVAAQHPDIVARLTAAASRQRASLPMATPLLAVR, from the coding sequence ATGATGTCGCGCATCGCCTTGTGGATGGCCTGCCTCATGCTCGTTGCGGCGGGGCAGGCATCGGCCCAGCCCGTCGTCCCGTCGCCGGACCGCCCCAACATCGTCGTGATCCTTGCCGACGATCTCGGCTACGGCGACCTGTCGTCCTACGGTCACCCGACCATCAGGACCCCGCATCTCGACCGCCTGGCCGCCGAGGGGCAGCGGTGGACGAGCTTCTACGCCGGCGCGCCCGTCTGTTCGCCGAGCCGCGCCGCGCTGCTCACGGGGCGGCTGCCGGTGCGCACCGGCGTCTACGGGAGAGAGAACCGCGAGTCCGGCAACCAGAGCGGCCCTGGCGTCTTCTTCCCTACATCCACGACGGGCCTGCCCTCGTCGGAGGTGACGATCGCCGAGATCCTGAAGTCGCGTGGCTACGCGACCGCCGTGATCGGAAAGTGGCACCTCGGACACCAGCCGGAGTTCGTGCCGCAGCGACAGGGCTTCGATCTGCACTTCGGCCTGCCGTACTCGAACGACATGGATCTCGCGCCCGGGGTGAAGGGTGGCCGCGAGATCATGTTCAACCCGCGATCCGAGTACTGGCGCGTGCCGCTGCTGCGCGACGGCCAGATCGTCGAGCAGCCGATCCAGCAGGAGACACTGACCCGGCGCCTGACCGACGAGGCCGTCCGCTACGTCGAGGCCAACCGCGAGCGCCCCTTCTTCCTCTACCTGGCCCACCCCATGCCGCACATGCCCCTGTTCCGTTCCCGCGAGTTCGAGGGACACAGCGTGGCGGGCGTCTACGGAGATGTCATCGAGGAGCTCGATGCCAACGTCGGCCGGCTGATCGACGCGCTGCGACGCAACGGCCTCGACCGACGGACGCTGTTGGTGTTCACGAGCGACAACGGTCCGTGGCGCCTGTATGACCAGCACGGTGGTTCGGCCGGGCCGCTGCGCGACGGAAAGGCGAGCACCTGGGAGGGCGGCGTGCGCGTCCCTGGCATCTTCTGGGCCCCGGGCCGCATCGCCCCGGGGATCGTGTCGGGCATGGGTGCCCACCTCGACCTGCTGCCGACGATTGCCGCCATGACCGGCGCGTCGGTGCCGGGGGATCGGGTGCTCGACGGCGTCGACCTCGGCCCATCGCTGTTCCGGGGCAATCCCAGCGCCCGGCAGTCCTTCATGTACTGGCGTGACGACGAGCTGATGGCCTATCGCGAGGGGCCGTGGAAGGCCCACTTCGTGACACGAGGCGCCTACGGCCGGGGCGAGCCACGCGTCGAGCACGCCACCCCGAAGCTGTATCACCTCGACATCGATCCCGGTGAACAGTTCGACGTGGCTGCGCAACATCCCGACATCGTCGCTCGGCTCACCGCCGCCGCGAGTCGCCAGCGGGCGTCGCTGCCGATGGCAACGCCGCTGCTCGCCGTGCGCTGA
- a CDS encoding sulfite oxidase, with translation MSHPRRTFLASGAAALAASGTRLRAGGAWAQATMQGKRFVRQASPENLEQDFGGLADFITPTDEHYVRSHFAVPPVDAASWTLSVKGAVGQPYTLTLAQLRALPKVSRVVTLECAGNGRSFLVPAVGGVQWERGAVSTAEWTGVRLADLLARAGVATDATRVVFDGLDRGEVKNTPLPAGPINFNRSLSLAETKARDVIVAYAINGTPLPAAHGAPARLIVPGCYGMASVKWLSSIEVIKGEFGSYWETTDYAYWDRSSGRPLRRPLLGMQVKSLIARPSAAGKVVRGSTTDVVGAAWSDGNVTRVEVSTDGGATWRDAEFMDPESAYTWRRWRFRWQVPATAGQAVLMSRATDAQGRTQPMTRNNDWGTYVIHHVVPVPVTIA, from the coding sequence GTGAGTCATCCGAGACGGACCTTCCTGGCTTCCGGGGCAGCGGCGCTCGCCGCCTCCGGTACGCGGCTGCGGGCCGGCGGGGCGTGGGCGCAGGCAACCATGCAGGGCAAGCGGTTCGTGCGACAGGCGTCGCCGGAGAATCTCGAGCAGGACTTCGGCGGGCTCGCCGACTTCATCACGCCGACCGACGAGCACTACGTGCGCAGCCACTTCGCGGTGCCGCCGGTCGACGCCGCGTCGTGGACACTGTCGGTGAAGGGCGCCGTCGGGCAACCGTACACGCTGACGCTCGCGCAGTTGCGCGCCCTGCCCAAGGTGTCCCGTGTGGTCACGCTGGAGTGCGCGGGCAACGGACGATCGTTCCTGGTGCCGGCCGTGGGCGGCGTGCAATGGGAGCGCGGCGCCGTCAGCACCGCCGAGTGGACGGGCGTGCGCCTCGCCGACCTGCTGGCCAGGGCTGGCGTCGCCACCGACGCCACGCGCGTCGTCTTCGACGGCCTGGACCGGGGCGAGGTGAAGAACACGCCACTGCCTGCCGGCCCCATCAACTTCAACAGGAGCCTGTCGCTGGCCGAGACGAAGGCACGTGACGTCATCGTCGCGTATGCCATCAACGGGACGCCGCTGCCGGCCGCGCACGGCGCCCCGGCGCGGCTCATCGTGCCCGGCTGCTACGGCATGGCGTCGGTCAAGTGGCTCTCGTCGATCGAGGTGATCAAGGGCGAGTTCGGCAGCTACTGGGAGACGACCGACTACGCGTACTGGGACCGGTCGAGCGGTCGCCCGCTGCGTCGTCCACTGCTGGGCATGCAGGTGAAGTCGCTGATCGCGCGGCCGTCTGCCGCCGGGAAGGTGGTCCGCGGCAGCACCACGGACGTGGTGGGCGCAGCGTGGAGCGACGGCAACGTGACCCGGGTCGAGGTGAGCACCGACGGCGGCGCGACCTGGCGTGATGCCGAGTTCATGGACCCGGAGAGTGCCTACACGTGGCGGCGTTGGCGCTTCCGCTGGCAGGTGCCGGCCACGGCCGGTCAGGCCGTACTCATGTCGCGCGCCACCGACGCGCAGGGGCGGACCCAGCCGATGACGCGGAACAACGACTGGGGCACGTACGTCATCCACCACGTGGTCCCCGTCCCGGTCACGATCGCCTGA
- the nth gene encoding endonuclease III has translation MPTLRPPLPIAPTLTKLGRAIRSLELPAIEKIAEELKGDAFQVLISTMLSAQTKDAVTLAASLRLFAVAPDPAALARLSTARIEKLIYPVSFYRNKAVHLKETARILLRDFGGRVPTTMDELLTLPGVGRKTANLTLIVACRSADNICVDTHVHRIANRFGWVRTRTPEQTERALYDVSPRKWWSTINLHLVTWGQHVCKPVFPQCGRCILNEACPKIGVVREGRVA, from the coding sequence GTGCCGACGCTTCGTCCGCCGCTTCCCATCGCGCCGACGCTGACGAAGCTCGGTCGCGCCATCAGGTCGCTCGAACTGCCGGCCATCGAGAAGATCGCCGAGGAGTTGAAGGGCGACGCCTTCCAGGTGCTGATCTCGACGATGCTGTCGGCGCAGACCAAGGATGCGGTCACGCTCGCGGCGTCGCTGCGGTTGTTCGCGGTGGCGCCAGACCCCGCCGCGCTCGCGCGCCTCTCCACGGCCCGCATCGAGAAGCTGATCTACCCGGTGAGCTTCTACCGGAACAAGGCCGTGCACCTGAAGGAGACGGCGCGTATCCTCCTGCGTGACTTCGGCGGCCGGGTGCCGACGACGATGGACGAGTTGCTGACCTTGCCTGGTGTCGGACGCAAGACGGCGAACCTCACGCTCATCGTCGCCTGCCGGAGCGCCGACAACATCTGCGTCGACACGCACGTGCACCGCATCGCCAACCGGTTCGGCTGGGTGCGGACGCGGACGCCGGAGCAGACCGAGCGTGCGCTCTACGACGTGTCGCCGCGCAAGTGGTGGTCGACCATCAATCTGCATCTCGTCACGTGGGGGCAGCACGTGTGCAAGCCGGTGTTTCCGCAATGCGGCCGGTGCATCCTGAACGAGGCCTGCCCGAAGATCGGCGTCGTTCGAGAGGGGCGTGTGGCGTGA